A genome region from Carya illinoinensis cultivar Pawnee chromosome 2, C.illinoinensisPawnee_v1, whole genome shotgun sequence includes the following:
- the LOC122301653 gene encoding uncharacterized protein LOC122301653, which produces MAIANWWYDANLPFNASQSKFYQPAIDAIAAIGPGFKGPSLHELRGNLLKNSVTEVQNYLLDIKTSWRDSGCSLMADGWTNQRQQPIINFLVYCPKGTMFLKSIDTSGLRKDAETLFKIFDEVVQEVGVENIVQFITDNDASYKAAGKKLQQKYGSLFWSPCAAHCIDLMLENFCDPRHFPIIDETIKKARKITKFIYNHAWVLALMRKDFTKGHDLCRPAVTRFATNFLSIQCLLLFKKELRQMFTCDKWIVSSYSKSNIGKEIAEIVLEDREFWAQCQFIVTISEPLVRVLRLVDGDEKPAMGYLYNAMEKAKENIKARLKNKVSAFMPFIRVIDARWDKQLHSPLHAAGCLLNPRIYFNPCFKSRNDVSRGFTTCVVKMEPDIDKQDEIIQQIDMYKNANGDFGQPIAIRQREKSNPVAWWSTFGNEFPALQTFAIRILSQCCSATDCERNWSTFEFIHSKKRNRLEHKRLNDLVFVRYNLKLRERNIKRGRDALDPINLENIDLMEEWVGEESELIDGEDLDWGSIEEPLASQNLEEGVNVGLDIDDNGGDNDIDENILSSFANVDPFCLIDENE; this is translated from the exons ATGGCTATAGCAAATTGGTGGTATGATGCTAATTTACCTTTCAATGCATCTCAATCTAAATTTTATCAACCAGCTATAGATGCTATAGCTGCCATCGGGCCAGGATTCAAGGGTCCTTCTTTACATGAGTTGAGAGGAAATTTGTTGAAGAATTCTGTGACTGAGGTTCAGAATTATCTCTTAGATATTAAAACATCTTGGAGGGATAGTGGTTGTTCACTAATGGCAGATGGTTGGACAAATCAGAGGCAACAACCAATAATTAACTTTTTGGTTTATTGCCCAAAAGGTACAATGTTTTTGAAGTCTATTGATACATCGGGCCTTAGAAAAGATGctgaaacattatttaaaatttttgatgaAGTTGTTCAAGAAGTTGGGGTGGAGAATATTGTGCAATTCATAACAGACAATGATGCGAGTTATAAGGCTGCAGGAAAAAAATTACAGCAAAAGTATGGCTCTTTGTTTTGGTCCCCTTGTGCAGCTCATTGTATAGATTTGATGTTAGAGAACTTTTGTGATCCCAGACATTTTCCTATTATTGATGAAACTATAAAGAAGGCAAGGAAGATAACGAAATTCATTTATAACCATGCTTGGGTTTTGGCTTTGATGAGAAAGGACTTCACCAAAGGTCATGATTTATGTCGCCCTGCAGTCACAAGGTTTgctacaaattttttaagtatccaATGCTTACTGTTGTTTAAGAAAGAGCTTCGACAAATGTTCACTTGTGATAAGTGGATTGTATCAAGTTACTCTAAAAGCAACATAGGGAAGGAGATAGCTGAGATTGTTCTAGAAGATAGAGAGTTTTGGGCTCAATGTCAGTTTATTGTAACAATCAGCGAGCCTTTGGTTCGAGTACTACGACTTGTCGATGGGGATGAGAAGCCTGCAATGGGATACTTGTACAATGCAATGGAGAAAGCCAAAGAGAATAtaaaagcaagattgaagaacAAAGTTTCTGCATTTATGCCATTCATCAGGGTCATTGATGCTAGGTGGGATAAGCAGCTTCATAGTCCATTACATGCAGCAGGTTGTCTTCTTAATCCTAGAATTTACTTTAACCCTTGCTTTAAAAGTAGAAATGATGTTTCTAGAGGGTTTACGACTTGCGTTGTAAAGATGGAACCTGATATTGATAAGCAAGATGAGATCATTCAACAAATTGACATGTATAAGAATGCAAACGGTGATTTTGGACAACCTATAGCAATACGCCAGCGTGAAAAAAGTAATCCAG TTGCATGGTGGAGTACTTTTGGAAATGAGTTTCCAGCTCTTCAAACGTTTGCAATCCGCATATTAAGTCAATGTTGTAGTGCAACTGATTGTGAAAGAAATTGGAGTACATTTGAATTTATTCATTCAAAGAAGAGGAATAGATTAGAGCataaacgtttgaatgatttagtATTTGTTCGTTATAACTTGAAGCTCCGTGAGAg AAACATAAAGAGGGGAAGAGATGCTTTGGATCCAATCAATCTTGAGAATATTGACTTGATGGAGGAATGGGTAGGTGAAGAATCAGAGCTTATTGATGGAGAAGACTTGGATTGGGGAAGTATTGAGGAGCCATTAGCCTCACAAAATTTGGAAGAAGGTGTTAATGTTGGTCTTGATATTGATGATAATGGTGGTGACAATGACATTGACGAAAATATTTTGAGTAGCTTTGCTAATGTTGATCCTTTTTGTCTTATTGATGAAAATGAATGA